GTAGTGGTGCGTCGTGAACATGTAGAGCAGGCCCGCGGCCACCACGACGCCGCCGCTCAGCAGCACGATCCAGTTGTCGTACCAGGGCGCTTCGGGCGTGCGGGGCCAGGCGATGTTGACGATGGCGAAGATCCCGTACGCGAGCGCCCCGAAGTTGACCAGCAGACCCCATCGCCCGAGCCGGTACTCGCCGCTCGGCTTCCACCCCTTCAGACGGGCTCGCAGCGCGGCGAGGACGACCATCTGGAAGGCCGCGTAGATGCCGAGGATCGCGAAGGACACGATCTTCGTGAGGGCGTCCTCCGAGATGAGCGAACCGACGGCGATGAGCGCGGGCACGACCGCCGCGATGAGCAGCGCGTACGGCGGGACCGCGCGCGCCGACGAGAACTTCCGCAGCAGCCGGTGGCCGATGATCATCTCGTCCCGTGCGTACGAGTAGATGAGTCGTCCGGCGGCGGCCTGCAGACTGATCGTGCAGGACAGGAAGGAGATGAGGACGACGGCCATGACCGTGCGCGCACCCGCCTCGCCGAGGGCGTCGAAGAGCACCCTGACCACCGGGTCGGTGTCCTCGCCCGAGATCACGGCCCGGTAGTCGACGACGGCGAGGAGCAGCGTCAGACAGGTGAACGTCGCCGCCGCCCCGCCGACGTAGATGGTGCGGCGCATCGCCTTCGGGATGACCTTGCCGGGGTGCTTGACCTCCTCGGCGACGTCTCCGCACGCCTCGAAGCCGTAGTACTGGTAGAAGCCGATGATCGCGGCGCCGAGGAAGACGGGCAGGTAGGAGCTGTCACCGGCCGCGCCGTAGTCGTCGAAGAGGACGCCGAGGCCGTGGAAGCGGTGCGTGGTCAGCAGGATGATGCCGACGACGAGCGCGCCGAGCAGCTCCGCGCTGAACCCGATGAGCGCCGCCCATGAAAGCGCCTTCGTACCCGCGTAGTTGATGAGCACGGAGATCACGATCAGCGCGATCGTGCACAGCACGGTGGTGTGCACGGTGGGTTTGAAGCCGAGCAGGATCGCGATGTAGGGCCCCGCGCCGTACGCGACGCTGGTGATGGTGACGAGCAGCGCCCACATGTAGACCCAGCCGGTCATCCACGCCCAGCGCACGCCCCACAGCCGCCGCGCCCACGGATAGACGCCGCCCGCGACCGGGTACTGCGCGACGACCTCGCCGAAGACGAGGGCGACGAGGAACTGCCCGCACCCCGCCATGACGAACGCCCAGATCATCGGCGGGCCACCGTCGGCGAGGGCCGTGCCGAAGAGGGTGTACGTGCTCACGACGGGGGAGAGGTAGGTGAAACCGAGGGCGAAGTTCGCCCACGGGCCCATCTCCTTGCGGAACTCCGAGTTCTCCTCGCCGGGAGCCGTGTCCGTGCCCGAGTCCTTGCCCGTGCCCGCGTTCGCGGTGCCGTCCGGGGTATCCGCGGTGCTCACTGATCGGCCCCTTCCGTGCCGGCGGCCCCGGGGGCGGGCCTCGCCATGATGAGGTCCGCGGCGCGTTCGGCGGCGAGGAGCACCGTGACCATGGGGTTGATGGTCGGCATGGTCGGGAAGATGGACGCGTCGACGATGCGGAGACCGTCGTGTCCGCGCAGGCGCAGCTGCGGGTCGACCACGGCCATCGGGTCGTCCTCCGCGCCCATCCGGCAGGTTCCCGCCGGATGGTAGACGGTGTGCGCGGCCCGCCGCCCGTACTCCGAGAGGTCGGCGTCCGACTGCACGTCCGGCCCCGGGGCGACCTCGCGCAGCAGCCAGTCGCTGAGCGGAGCGGTGGCGGCGACCTCGCGCGCGATGCGCAGACCGTCGACGATCGTCCGCTCGTCGTGCCCCTCCGGATCCGTGAAGTAGCGGAAGTCCAGGGCCGGTTTGACGGACGGGTCGGCGCTGCGCAGCCACATGCGGCCGACGGAGCGGGCCCGCGGCACGTTCGGCGTCATGCAGACCCCGTGCTCGGGAACGGGATAGCCGAGGCGTTCCGTGTTGACGGTGAACGGCACTTGGTAGAAGTGGAACATCAGGTCGGGGCGCGGCCCGCCCGCCGCGTCGCGGCGCAGGAAGAGACCGGCGTCGGAGTCCATGGCCGAGTTGGGCGGCAGCGGTCCGCTCGTCTCCCACACCATCACCGACTCGGGGTGGTCGAGGAGGTTCTCGCCGATCCCCGGCAGATCCGCGCCGACCTCGATGCCGAGGTCGCGCAGCTGGTCGGCGGGGCCGATGCCGGAGAGCATCAGGAGCCGGGGCGTGTCGATGGCGCCCGCGCAGAGCAGGACCTCGGCCTCCGCCTCCAGGATCGACACCGAGCCGTCGGGGTTGCGGACCTGCACGCGGGTGAAGCGGCCCTCTTCGTCGCGCAGCAGCCGGTACGCCCATGTCTCCAGGCGGAGCGTCAGGTTCGGGCGGTCCATGACGGGGTGCAGGTACGCGACCGACGCGGAGGAACGGTTGTTGGTCTGCGGGTCGTACGCGAGGGAGAAGAACCCCGCGCCGTCGGTGAACGGACGGGCGTTGAAGTCCTCGACGACCGGGACGCCGAGCCGGCTGGTCGCCGCCGTCACGAAGTCCTGGGCGATCGGGTTACGGTCGGCGGCGCCGACCGGCACGATCGTGTTCTGCAGCCGCGACCGGTACGGCAGGATCGTGTCGGGCCCCCATCCTTCGCAGCCGCTCGCCACCCACTCGTCGAGGTCCTCGGGGAACGGCAGGAAGCTGATCAGGGTGTTGTGCGAGGAGCAGCCGCCGAGCACGCGGGCCCGGGAGTGCAGGATGTGGGAGTTGCCGCGCGGCTGCTCCTCGGTGGTGTAGCCGTAGTCGAACTCGCCGCCGAGCAGGTTGATCCAGTTGCGGAGCTTCAGGATCCGGTCGTCGCCGACGTCGCTGGGCCCGCCCTCCACCACGCAGACCCGGGACGCCGGGTCCTCGCTCAGCCGGGCGGCCAGTACGGACCCCGCCGTACCGCCGCCGATGATCAGGTAGTCGTAAGTCGTCGTCTCGTCGGCCATGCCGCTGCCTTCCCTGTCGTCCGTGCTCGTCCGTGTGGAGCGCCGAGCCCGTTCAGCCCTTGAACCAGCCGGAGGGGCCCGGCCTGAGGTTCTGGTAGATGTGCTTGGCCTCCTGGTACTCGCGCAGGCCCGTCGGCCCGAGCTCCCGGCCGAAACCGGACATGCCGAAGCCGCCCCACTCCGCCTGCGGGACGTAGGGGTGGAAGTCGTTGATCCAGACCGTGCCGTGCCGCAGCCGGGCGGCGACCCGCTGGGCGCGGCTCGCGTCGTTCGTCCAGATGCCGCCCGCCAGGCCGTACCGGGTGTCGTTGGCCAGCTCGACGGCCTCGTCCTCGGAGCGGAAGCGCTCCACCGTGACGACCGGGCCGAAGACCTCCTCCTGCACGATGCGCATGGAGCGGTCGCAGTCGGCGTAGATCGTGGGCAGCAGGAAGTAGCCGCGCGACAGCTCGGGCGCGTCGGGCCTGCGGCCGCCGCACACCAGCCGCGCGCCTTCCTCGCGGGCCACCTCCAGATAGCCCTCGACCTTCTCCCGGTGCTCCGCCGAGCTCAGCGGACCGCTCTCGGTCTCCG
The window above is part of the Streptomyces venezuelae genome. Proteins encoded here:
- a CDS encoding APC family permease, which gives rise to MSTADTPDGTANAGTGKDSGTDTAPGEENSEFRKEMGPWANFALGFTYLSPVVSTYTLFGTALADGGPPMIWAFVMAGCGQFLVALVFGEVVAQYPVAGGVYPWARRLWGVRWAWMTGWVYMWALLVTITSVAYGAGPYIAILLGFKPTVHTTVLCTIALIVISVLINYAGTKALSWAALIGFSAELLGALVVGIILLTTHRFHGLGVLFDDYGAAGDSSYLPVFLGAAIIGFYQYYGFEACGDVAEEVKHPGKVIPKAMRRTIYVGGAAATFTCLTLLLAVVDYRAVISGEDTDPVVRVLFDALGEAGARTVMAVVLISFLSCTISLQAAAGRLIYSYARDEMIIGHRLLRKFSSARAVPPYALLIAAVVPALIAVGSLISEDALTKIVSFAILGIYAAFQMVVLAALRARLKGWKPSGEYRLGRWGLLVNFGALAYGIFAIVNIAWPRTPEAPWYDNWIVLLSGGVVVAAGLLYMFTTHHYGRSDAPADNAVPDEADTA
- a CDS encoding GMC family oxidoreductase, which codes for MADETTTYDYLIIGGGTAGSVLAARLSEDPASRVCVVEGGPSDVGDDRILKLRNWINLLGGEFDYGYTTEEQPRGNSHILHSRARVLGGCSSHNTLISFLPFPEDLDEWVASGCEGWGPDTILPYRSRLQNTIVPVGAADRNPIAQDFVTAATSRLGVPVVEDFNARPFTDGAGFFSLAYDPQTNNRSSASVAYLHPVMDRPNLTLRLETWAYRLLRDEEGRFTRVQVRNPDGSVSILEAEAEVLLCAGAIDTPRLLMLSGIGPADQLRDLGIEVGADLPGIGENLLDHPESVMVWETSGPLPPNSAMDSDAGLFLRRDAAGGPRPDLMFHFYQVPFTVNTERLGYPVPEHGVCMTPNVPRARSVGRMWLRSADPSVKPALDFRYFTDPEGHDERTIVDGLRIAREVAATAPLSDWLLREVAPGPDVQSDADLSEYGRRAAHTVYHPAGTCRMGAEDDPMAVVDPQLRLRGHDGLRIVDASIFPTMPTINPMVTVLLAAERAADLIMARPAPGAAGTEGADQ